One Urocitellus parryii isolate mUroPar1 chromosome 9, mUroPar1.hap1, whole genome shotgun sequence DNA segment encodes these proteins:
- the Cacybp gene encoding calcyclin-binding protein, with protein sequence MASALDELQNDLEEVKVLLEKTTRKRVRDALTAEKNKIETEIKNKMQQKSQKKPELLDNEKPAAVVAPITTGYTVKISNYGWDQSDKFVKIYITLMGVHQVPAENVQVHFTERSFDLLVKNLNGKSYSMIVNNLLKPISVEGSSKKVKTDTVLILCRKKAENTRWEYLTQVEKECKEKEKPSYDTETDPSEGLMNVLKKIYEDGDDDMKRTINKAWVESREKQAKGDTEF encoded by the exons ATGGCTTCAGCTCTGGACGAG CTGCAGAATGATCTAGAAGAGGTAAAGGTGTTGCTGGAAAAGACCACTAGGAAAAGAGTACGTGATGCCCTTACAGCAGAAAAAAACAAGATTGagacagaaataaagaacaagaTGCAACAGAAATCACAGAAGAAACCAGAACTTCTTGACAATGAAAAGCCAGCTGCTGTGGTTGCTCCCATCACAACGGGATATACCGTGAAAATCAGTAATTATG GATGGGATCAATCTGATAAATTTGTGAAAATCTATATCACTTTAATGGGAGTTCATCAAGTTCCTGCCGAGAATGTGCAGGTTCATTTCACAGAGAG GTCATTTGATCTTTTGGTAAAGAATCTAAATGGGAAGAGTTACTCCATGATTGTGAACAATCTCTTGAAACCCATCTCTGTGGAAGGCAGTTCAAAAAAA GTTAAGACCGATACAGTTCTCATCTTAtgtagaaagaaagcagaaaacacaCGGTGGGAGTACTTGACTCAGGTTGAAAAAGAATGCAAAGAGAAAGA AAAGCCTTCATACGACACCGAAACAGATCCTAGTGAGGGATTAATGAATGttctaaagaaaatttatgaaGATGGAGATGATGATATGAAGCGAACCATTAATAAAGCCTGGGTGGAATCAAGAGAGAAGCAAGCCAAAGGAGATACAGAATTTTGA
- the Mrps14 gene encoding small ribosomal subunit protein uS14m yields the protein MAASMLGALLRTFRQVVPSLASRQVRGYYVDWKMLRDVKRRKMAYEYADDRLRINSLRKNTILPKDLQEMADKEIAALPRDSCPVRIRNRCVMTSRPRGVKRRWRLSRIVFRHLADHGQLSGVQRAMW from the exons ATGGCGGCTTCCATGCTGGGCGCGCTGCTGCGGACGTTCCGACAG GTGGTTCCTTCATTAGCTTCACGCCAGGTCCGAGGTTACTATGTAGACTGGAAAATGTTGCGTGATGTGAAGAGACGAAAAATGGCCTATGAATATGCGGATGACAGATTGCGGATCAATTCCCTCCGGAAGAATACCATTTTGCCCAAAGATCTTCAG GAAATGGCTGATAAAGAAATTGCAGCCCTTCCCCGGGATAGCTGTCCTGTTAGGATTAGGAATCGATGTGTTATGACATCCCGTCCACGTGGTGTAAAGCGACGCTGGAGGCTTAGTCGAATCGTCTTCCGACACTTAGCTGACCATGGGCAACTTTCTGGGGTCCAGCGAGCAATGTGGTAA